From Hydractinia symbiolongicarpus strain clone_291-10 chromosome 11, HSymV2.1, whole genome shotgun sequence, the proteins below share one genomic window:
- the LOC130614358 gene encoding protein C19orf12 homolog: MDEQIKIKHNIHRWTAIETDFILLYKMPVTPEDFVVYLSLLSEEMNLRVVVPQNIKGGLITGTSATIGGLCGGPVGLLFGGAFGGTVAAVSCKDKCEEVKDLMVKLDRQKRLQIYNAFESLLEEEFRARNFTEFNARIERNLDLKHDILKELKSFILKTWRLQLYDPRVKSDNR; the protein is encoded by the coding sequence ATGGACGAGCAgatcaaaataaaacacaatataCATAGATGGACAGCGATCGAAACAGATTTTATACTCTTATACAAAATGCCTGTCACACCGGAAGATTTCGTTGTGTATTTATCCTTACTATCTGAAGAAATGAATTTACGTGTTGTTGTACCGCAAAACATAAAGGGCGGGTTAATTACAGGAACATCGGCTACCATTGGTGGTTTATGTGGTGGACCTGTGGGACTTTTATTTGGTGGCGCTTTTGGTGGAACCGTGGCGGCTGTTAGCTGCAAAGATAAATGCGAAGAGGTAAAGGATTTAATGGTAAAGTTAGATCGACAGAAAcgtttgcaaatatataacgcaTTTGAAAGTTTACTTGAAGAAGAATTCCGTGCCAGAAACTTTACAGAGTTTAATGCAAGAATTGAAAGAAACTTGGATTTGAAACATGATATTCTCAAAGAGTTGAAATCGTTTATACTCAAAACCTGGAGGCTTCAGTTATACGATCCGCGAGTAAAAAGCGATAATCGTTAG
- the LOC130614495 gene encoding uncharacterized protein LOC130614495 has protein sequence MKKYDVMKGIVESLGINKSHTRVATTALLWLLSYTATTISTVHALPKKGKNGDNGRLHVTDWLFLSVLQAGVAGIVALVCSRYIIDARLHARKNVIFASLANTIGLFTLNLAFSLFPSSTNVLVIKSSEFVFTFIIAVVSKRKYYTWAHLVTIFIIVQGNFIYFNPISRTSMYALAAAFVSNTAFALRNIFLQFHESKRSNEKFAVMTMWSLIFSLPVFSFDFKTNANITNINIWMLIAIVSYILYNLLSVVIIRHASSSNYSALTLMKCIFAIVIHLIYFSIFLSVKMKIGIVVLFCGLALFVYVSYAEEECHHKSRNQLSKKIWVLILILLTFYVGIRTDKNIALNENKPKNIFTSWVYNKDVPSQFVEEVKWIAREQNNSTIFIYCATTRCMKACETIRSINVKVEFLYLYDLIKDTAFHEWMKKLPLIKLLAGERFEDLLQHVIRLSLLYKYGGIFVNLKYRLSDSPLFFFNTTAWIARNPQLSLLDICYFPQRSHFLLYLSEALVDQYTLKHNLEQCPKNFQLDEHINTMYQKYHDRQSCEKTVITDVTVHNVKKMLYFVNKQNHFATLSFQSRGILGGGNIGDEIQGYAGMQFLPYIDTFIDRKNLTVPTSQKTSDTVVFLNAWWGNPEFNWPPKNSVSPQLISMHLQSVVWPKFSQYISYLKDRKPIGARDFSTLYWLQSQGVPSYFSGCLTLFLRNYYEDKDRSDEIYVVDVKPEYQRLIPSHIEYKKLTHDHKDKRFNVISLYSISYERIEMYSRAKLVITQRIHAALPCVALGTPVIFINTPNMPGAGGSAKQASPRTTGLTGLFHTLNMYQTRKIFARIFFKEFNWNNPPPNPGYGLLMKLRATQWNVLRRNPIFYDSAKRFGLIPPTTIIQAELFKLDIHMVYHSSTGQTTRLDNFSLRVVESLLHHHPSAQLMIYHTNKLEQKEFDVLSEVGYNIRIKTYNLKHLIEQSNIDSLKKFIERPNIMQCQHLPLIKLLLLYNVGGVFIEQNVIVTKPFLLIQQNTLDGINTSVISFMKFEKQNPLVKKMADLYVERYHHKEDCTNYIQSSLLNPFIGENPNTNQPIIRHLSREDVTKCVKDTVTLTEESHGIAISQVDLERNFNMYNTSRGSTCNYLLNEFCVLCSILY, from the exons ATGAAGAAATACGACGTAAT GAAAGGAATTGTAGAATCTCTTGGCATTAACAAATCGCATACAAGAGTTGCTACTACAGCCCTACTTTGGTTGCTAAGTTACACCGCCACAACGATTTCCACTGTTCATGCATTGCCAAAGAAAGGGAAGAATGGTGATAATGGACGACTCCATGTGACCGATTGGTTGTTTTTGTCCGTACTACAAGCTGGAGTTGCAGGAATCGTTGCTCTGGTTTGTTCAAGATATATTATAGATGCAAGATTACATGCAAgaaaaaatgtaatatttgcATCTTTGGCAAATACAATTGGACTTTTTACATTAAATTTAGCTTTTAGCTTATTTCCATCGTCCACAAATGTTTTGGTCATAAAATCTTCTGAGTTTGTTTTCACTTTCATAATTGCTGTTGTGTCAAAGAGAAAATACTATACTTGGGCACATTTGGTAACGATATTCATAATTGTTCAAGGAAACTTCATTTACTTCAATCCTATTTCAAGAACTAGCATGTATGCGCTGGCAGCTGCTTTCGTGTCCAATACTGCATTCGCCCTGCGCAATATATTCCTTCAATTCCATGAAAGCAAACGAAGCAACGAAAAATTTGCTGTTATGACAATGTGGAGTCTTATTTTCAGCTTGCCAgtgttttcttttgattttaaaaccaatgcaaatATCACTAACATCAATATATGGATGCTAATTGCTATAGTTTCATATATACTATACAATTTACTTTCAGTTGTTATAATACGACATGCTTCATCAAGTAATTACTCTGCTCTGACTTTGATGAAGTGCATTTTTGCAATCGTAATTCACttgatttatttttcaatttttttatccgTGAAAATGAAGATTGGTATTGTCGTGTTGTTTTGTGGTTTAGCTTTATTTGTTTACGTCAGTTATGCAGAAGAAGAATGTCACCACAAAAGCAGGAACCAGTTATCCAAAAAAATATGGGTCctgattttaattcttttaaccTTTTACGTAGGAATTCGCACAGATAAAAACATTGCCTTAAACGAAAACAAACCGAAGAATATTTTTACTTCTTGGGTGTATAATAAAGATGTACCTTCGCAATTCGTCGAAGAAGTAAAATGGATTGCGCGTGAGCAGAATAATTCTactatttttatatattgtgCAACTACTAGATGCATGAAGGCATGTGAAACAATACGGTCAATCAATGTCAAAGTTGAATTTCTTTATCTGTATGATTTAATTAAAGACACAGCGTTTCATGAATGGATGAAAAAATTACCATTGATTAAATTGCTAGCTGGCGAACGTTTTGAAGATTTACTACAACATGTCATCCGTTTAAGCTTACTGTACAAGTATGGTGGCATCTTCGTCAATCTAAAGTATCGGTTGAGCGACTCCCCTCTCTTTTTCTTTAACACCACAGCTTGGATTGCAAGAAATCCGCAATTAAGCTTATTAGATATCTGTTACTTTCCGCAACGTAGTcactttttattgtatttatcagAAGCTTTAGTAGATCAGTATACTTTAAAGCACAATTTAGAACAATGCCCAAAAAACTTCCAACTAGATGAACACATCAACACGATGTATCAAAAGTATCATGACAGACAGAGCTGTGAAAAAACTGTCATTACAGATGTTACAGTTCACAACGTTAAAAAGATGCTctattttgtaaataaacaaaatcaTTTCGCCACTCTTTCTTTTCAATCGCGTGGCATCCTGGGTGGTGGTAACATTGGTGATGAGATCCAGGGATATGCTGGTATGCAGTTTCTACCATACATTGACACCTTTATTGATCGTAAAAACTTAACGGTACCTACGTCGCAAAAAACATCCGACACTGTTGTGTTTTTAAATGCATGGTGGGGAAATCCAGAATTTAATTGGCCACCGAAAAATTCAGTATCACCTCAGTTGATATCAATGCATCTACAGTCGGTCGTGTGGCCAAAGTTCTCGCAATATATTTCCTATCTAAAGGACCGGAAACCGATCGGGGCACGTGATTTCTCTACTTTGTACTGGTTGCAGAGTCAAGGGGTTCCATCTTATTTTTCCGGTTGTTTGACgttatttttaagaaactaCTATGAAGACAAGGATCGAAGTGATGAAATTTACGTTGTCGACGTCAAACCTGAATATCAACGACTTATTCCAAGCCATATTGAATACAAAAAACTCACACATGACCATAAAGATAAAAGATTTAATGTTATCTCGCTGTATTCGATTTCCTATGAGCGCATTGAGATGTACTCTAGAGCTAAACTTGTCATCACTCAACGAATTCACGCAGCTCTTCCGTGCGTCGCATTGGGAACTCCAGTTATATTTATCAACACCCCGAATATGCCGGGGGCAGGAGGGTCGGCTAAACAAGCGTCACCTCGTACAACAGGACTTACAGGGTTGTTTCACACCTTAAATATGTATCAAACACGGAAGATTTTCGCGAGGATATTCTTCAAGGAATTTAATTGGAACAACCCTCCTCCTAACCCTGGATATGGATTATTAATGAAATTAAGAGCAACACAGTGGAATGTGTTGAGAAGAAATCCAATTTTTTACGATTCAGCTAAAAGGTTCGGCCTCATTCCTCCAACAACAATAATTCAAGCAGAATTATTTAAACTCGATATTCACATGGTCTACCACTCTAGCACTGGACAGACTACGAGATTGGATAATTTTTCCTTACGAGTGGTCGAATCACTGTTGCATCATCATCCTTCCGCACAGTTAATGATATACCATACCAATAAACTTGAACAAAAAGAATTTGATGTGCTCTCTGAAGTTGGATATAACATTAGAATCAAAACTTATAATCTAAAACATTTAATCGAACAATCAAATATCGACTctttaaagaaatttattgAACGTCCAAATATTATGCAATGCCAGCATCTACCGCTGATAAAATTACTGCTTTTATACAACGTAGGCGGTGTGTTCATTGAGCAAAACGTTATTGTTACAAAGCCATTTCTGCTAATTCAGCAAAACACATTGGATGGCATAAACACCTCTGTGATATCTTTTATGAAGTTTGAAAAGCAAAACCCGTTAGTAAAAAAAATGGCAGATTTATACGTTGAGCGCTATCACCACAAAGAGGATTGTACAAATTATATCCAATCATCTCTATTGAACCCGTTTATTGGTGAAAATCCTAATACTAATCAACCAATAATAAGGCATTTATCACGTGAGGATGTAACAAAGTGCGTAAAAGACACGGTCACACTTACGGAGGAATCGCATGGTATTGCAATATCTCAGGTTGATttagaaagaaattttaatatGTACAACACTTCAAGAGGATCAACATGTAACTACCTTTTAAACGAATTTTGTGTACTATGTAGTATACTATACTAA